A DNA window from Carassius gibelio isolate Cgi1373 ecotype wild population from Czech Republic chromosome A6, carGib1.2-hapl.c, whole genome shotgun sequence contains the following coding sequences:
- the LOC128015592 gene encoding actin-like protein 6A isoform X2 codes for MSGGVYGGDEVGALVFDMGSYSVRAGYAGEDCPKADFPTVIGVTLDREDGSTPMETDGEKGKSGTTYYIDTNQLRVPRENMEVMSPLKNGMIEDWDSFQAILDHTYKMHFKSEPSLHPVLMSEASWNTRAKREKLTELMFEHYNIPAFFLCKSAVLSAFANGRSTGLVLDSGSTHTTAIPVHDGYVLQQGIVKSPLAGDFMSMQCRELFQELGVEIVPPYVIASKDSVREGTPASWKKKEKLPQVTRSWHNYMCNTVIQDFQASVLQVSDSPYDEQVAAQMPTVHYELPNGYNCDFGAERLKIPEGLFDPSNAKGLSGNTMLGVGHVVTTSVGMCDIDIRPGLYGSVVVTGGNTLIQGFTDRLNRELSQKTPPSMRLKLIANNTTVERRFSAWIGGSILASLNPKELTSFRCSFISPRHVL; via the exons ATGAGTGGCGGAGTGTATGGCGGAG ATGAAGTTGGAGCTCTCGTCTTTGACATGGGCTCATACTCCGTGAGAGCTGGATATGCAGGAGAGGACTGTCCCAAG GCTGATTTTCCTACTGTGATTGGTGTGACTCTGGACCGGGAGGATGGCAGTACACCGATGGAGACGGATGGAGAGAAGGGAAAGAGCGGCACCACCTATTACATCGACACTAACCAGCTCAGGGTCCCGAGAGAAAACATGGAGGTCATGTCACCTCTCAAAAATGGCATGA tTGAGGACTGGGACAGTTTCCAAGCCATTTTAGATCACACCTACAAAATGCACTTCAAATCAGAGCCCAGTCTGCATCCAGTCCTGATGTCAGAGGCCTCG TGGAACACACGAGCAAAGAGAGAGAAGCTGACGGAGCTAATGTTTGAGCATTACAACATCCCTGCTTTCTTCCTGTGTAAATCAGCTGTCCTTTCTGC GTTTGCTAATGGACGGTCCACAGGTTTAGTGCTAGATAGTGGATCGACACACACAACTGCTATTCCAGTGCATGATGGTTATGTCCTACAACAAG GCATTGTAAAGTCTCCTCTTGCCGGTGACTTCATGAGTATGCAGTGTAGAGAGCTATTTCAAGAGTTAggtgttgaaatagtgcctccgTATGTGATTGCATCGAAG GATTCAGTTCGTGAAGGAACTCCAGCAAGTTGGAAGAAGAAAGAGAAACTACCTCAAGTTACCCGTTCATGGCATAACTATATGTGTAAT ACTGTCATACAAGATTTCCAAGCCTCTGTGCTACAGGTGTCAGATTCACCCTATGATGAACA AGTAGCTGCGCAGATGCCCACCGTTCATTATGAGCTGCCTAATGGGTACAACTGTGATTTCGGAGCTGAAAGACTCAAGATCCCAGAGGGTCTTTTTGATCCTTCAAACGCTAAG GGTCTGTCAGGGAATACCATGCTGGGAGTCGGCCATGTTGTGACCACCAGTGTTGGCATGTGTGATATAGACATTCGAcca ggTCTGTATGGCAGTGTGGTAGTTACAGGAGGAAACACTCTCATCCAAGGCTTTACAGACAGACTTAACAGAGAACTCTCGCAGAAGACACCACCA AGTATGCGTTTGAAATTGATAGCCAACAACACAACTGTGGAGCGCAGATTTAGCGCTTGGATTGGGGGCTCTATCCTCGCGTCTCTG AATCCAAAAGAACTGACTTCTTTCAGGTGCAGTTTCATTTCTCCCCGTCATGTCCTCTGA
- the LOC128015592 gene encoding actin-like protein 6A isoform X1: MSGGVYGGDEVGALVFDMGSYSVRAGYAGEDCPKADFPTVIGVTLDREDGSTPMETDGEKGKSGTTYYIDTNQLRVPRENMEVMSPLKNGMIEDWDSFQAILDHTYKMHFKSEPSLHPVLMSEASWNTRAKREKLTELMFEHYNIPAFFLCKSAVLSAFANGRSTGLVLDSGSTHTTAIPVHDGYVLQQGIVKSPLAGDFMSMQCRELFQELGVEIVPPYVIASKDSVREGTPASWKKKEKLPQVTRSWHNYMCNTVIQDFQASVLQVSDSPYDEQVAAQMPTVHYELPNGYNCDFGAERLKIPEGLFDPSNAKGLSGNTMLGVGHVVTTSVGMCDIDIRPGLYGSVVVTGGNTLIQGFTDRLNRELSQKTPPSMRLKLIANNTTVERRFSAWIGGSILASLGTFQQMWISKQEYEEGGKQCVDRKCP; the protein is encoded by the exons ATGAGTGGCGGAGTGTATGGCGGAG ATGAAGTTGGAGCTCTCGTCTTTGACATGGGCTCATACTCCGTGAGAGCTGGATATGCAGGAGAGGACTGTCCCAAG GCTGATTTTCCTACTGTGATTGGTGTGACTCTGGACCGGGAGGATGGCAGTACACCGATGGAGACGGATGGAGAGAAGGGAAAGAGCGGCACCACCTATTACATCGACACTAACCAGCTCAGGGTCCCGAGAGAAAACATGGAGGTCATGTCACCTCTCAAAAATGGCATGA tTGAGGACTGGGACAGTTTCCAAGCCATTTTAGATCACACCTACAAAATGCACTTCAAATCAGAGCCCAGTCTGCATCCAGTCCTGATGTCAGAGGCCTCG TGGAACACACGAGCAAAGAGAGAGAAGCTGACGGAGCTAATGTTTGAGCATTACAACATCCCTGCTTTCTTCCTGTGTAAATCAGCTGTCCTTTCTGC GTTTGCTAATGGACGGTCCACAGGTTTAGTGCTAGATAGTGGATCGACACACACAACTGCTATTCCAGTGCATGATGGTTATGTCCTACAACAAG GCATTGTAAAGTCTCCTCTTGCCGGTGACTTCATGAGTATGCAGTGTAGAGAGCTATTTCAAGAGTTAggtgttgaaatagtgcctccgTATGTGATTGCATCGAAG GATTCAGTTCGTGAAGGAACTCCAGCAAGTTGGAAGAAGAAAGAGAAACTACCTCAAGTTACCCGTTCATGGCATAACTATATGTGTAAT ACTGTCATACAAGATTTCCAAGCCTCTGTGCTACAGGTGTCAGATTCACCCTATGATGAACA AGTAGCTGCGCAGATGCCCACCGTTCATTATGAGCTGCCTAATGGGTACAACTGTGATTTCGGAGCTGAAAGACTCAAGATCCCAGAGGGTCTTTTTGATCCTTCAAACGCTAAG GGTCTGTCAGGGAATACCATGCTGGGAGTCGGCCATGTTGTGACCACCAGTGTTGGCATGTGTGATATAGACATTCGAcca ggTCTGTATGGCAGTGTGGTAGTTACAGGAGGAAACACTCTCATCCAAGGCTTTACAGACAGACTTAACAGAGAACTCTCGCAGAAGACACCACCA AGTATGCGTTTGAAATTGATAGCCAACAACACAACTGTGGAGCGCAGATTTAGCGCTTGGATTGGGGGCTCTATCCTCGCGTCTCTG